The genomic interval CCAACCAGCCTGGCTCGAAGGTGAAGTTCAAGTCCCGCTACCAGAACTTCATCGGCGGCCGGTGGGTCGAGCCCAAGCGTGGCCAGTACTTCGAGAACATCTCGCCCGTGACGGGGCAGGTCTTCTGCGAGATTCCCCGCTCCACGGCGGAGGACATCGACCTGGCGCTGGATGCGGCGCATGCGGCGAAGGTCGCGTGGGGGCGGACCTCGCCCACCGAGCGGGCCAACATCCTGCTGAAGATCGCCGACCGGCTGGAGCAGGAGAAGGAGGTGCTGGCGCTGGCGGAGACATGGGACAACGGCAAGCCCATCCGCGAGACGCTCGCGGCGGACCTGCCGCTGGCCATCGACCATTTCCGCTACTTCGCCAGCTGCATCCGCGCGCAGGAAGGCTCGATGAGCCAGTTGGACCACGACACCGTCGCGTACCACTTCCACGAGCCGCTGGGCGTGGTGGGGCAGATCATCCCGTGGAACTTCCCCATCCTGATGGCGGCGTGGAAGTTGGCGCCGGCGCTGGCGGCGGGCAACTGCGTGGTGCTCAAGCCGGCGGAGCAGACGCCGGTGGGCATCCTGCTCGTCACGGAGCTCATCCAGGACCTGCTGCCCGCGGGTGTGCTCAACGTGGTCAACGGCTTCGGCGTCGAGGCGGGCAAGCCGCTGGCGAGCAGCCCCCGCGTGGCCAAGGTGGCCTTCACGGGCGAGACGACGACGGGGCGGCTCATCCTCCAGTACGCGAGCGAGAACCTCATCCCCGTGACGCTGGAGTTGGGCGGCAAGAGCCCCAACATCTTCTTTGACGACGTGATGGCGCAGGACGACGACTTCCTGGACAAGGCGATGGAGGGCTTCGCCATGTTCGCGCTGAACCAGGGCGAGGTCTGCACCTGTCCGTCGCGCGCGCTGGTGGGCGAGCACATCTACAACGCGTTCATCGAGCGCGCCCTGGAGCGCGTGAAGCGGGTGCGCCCGGGCAATCCGCTGGACACCGAGACGATGCTCGGGGCGCAGGCCTCGAACGACCAGCTCGAGAAGATTCTCGGCTACATCGACATCGGCAAGAAGGAGGGCGCCAAGGTGCTCACGGGCGGCGAGCGCGTGCTGCTGCCCGGCGACCTCAAGGACGGCTACTACGTGGCCCCCACCGTGTTCCATGGCAACAACCGGATGCGCGTGTTCCAGGAGGAGATCTTCGGGCCGGTGGTGAGTGTCACCACGTTCAAGGACTTCGACGACGCGATGCGCATCGCCAACGACACGCTGTACGGCCTGGGCGCGGGTGTGTGGACGCGCGACGGGAACACCGCGTACCGCGCGGGCCGCGCCATCGAGGCGGGCCGCGTGTGGACCAACTGCTACCACCTGTACCCGGCGCACGCCGCGTTCGGTGGCTACAAGCAGTCCGGCATCGGCCGTGAGAACCACCTGAGGATGCTGGCCCACTACCAGCAGACGAAGAACCTCCTGGTGAGCTACAGCCCGAAGGCGCTGGGGTTCTTCTGATGAGCGACACCCGTGCCGGGTCCGGCGCGGGTGGGCAGACGGAGCCAGAGGTGGCCCGGGTGGCGGTGACGCCCGAGGCCGCCTCCGTCATCCGCTCCCTGCGTGCCGCGCATGGTCCGCTGATGTTCCACCAGTCGGGAGGCTGCTGCGACGGCAGCGCGCCCATGTGCTACCCCGCGAAGGAGTTCCGCGTGGGCCAGCGCGACGTCTTCCTGGGGGACGTGGAGGGCTGCCCCGTCTACATCGGCGGCGCGCAGTTCGAGCTCTGGCAGCACACCCACCTGACGCTCGACGTGGTGCCAGGCAGAGGCGCGGGCTTCAGCCTCGAGTCTCCCCTGGGCGTACGCTTCCTCACCCGCAGCCGCGTCTTCACCGACGAGGAATACGAGCGGATGAAGCACCAGCCCCCGCCGCGCCGGGGACCCCCGGAGTAGGGGAACTGGAACTGTTCGATTCTCGACAGTCGTCGCAGCGAGCAGGAGGACCCACCTCGAGCGTGCCCCGTTCGGGGTGGGCCTGTTCTCGTTTCTTGATTGCAGGAGTATCCGCGTGGGGAATGGCCGTCAGGCGGCGGCCTCGTCGAGGATTTCGAGCGCGTCCCTGACGCCGGGGAGGGCGGAGAGCAGCTCCAGCTCCGCCGTCTGGAGGACGGACACCCGCTTGCCAGAGACGCGCTCCATCGTCAGCTCGATTCGGTGGTCACCCTTCGCGTTGACGCGGCGGAAGATGCGGGCGCGCCGGCCCTCGGCCCGGCAGGCGAGGATGTCCTTCTGGAGGCTGCGCAGGCGCCGGAAGACCTTGAGCGCCAGCCGCCCCTCGGGGGTGTCGAAGGTGTGGAAATGCCGATTCCGCGACAGCGGCTGGCTGGGGTCGTGGAGCCGCTCCACGAGGCGCCGAACGAATGGGTCCATCGACGCCGGAGGATAACATCCGGTACCCTTCGGCTCAGCGATGCCTTGGAGAAATCGAACCCTGCCCTGGGCCCTGGCCCTCCTCCTTCCGCTTGCTTGTAAGGAACCGGAGGTGGCCGCCGTCCAGAACCGTGCTCAACAAGCCCAGGTGGCCCTGGGCGAAGCCCGCGCGCACCTCGCCAACGGCCAGGCGCCCGCGGCCCTTTCGGCGCTCAAGCGCGCGGCCACCGCCGCCCCGGACAGCGCCGAGCCCTATCTGTTGATGGCCGACGCCCACCTCATGAACAACAACATGGGCGCGGCCATCATGTCCCTCAAGCAGGCCGAGGCCCTCATCCCTGGGACGGACCCCACCATCCAGAAGCAGCTCTCCGAGCTGTACCTGAGCAATGGAAACACTCAGGAGGCCCTCACCATCCTCACGACCCTGCGCGACTCCGGTCTCTTGACGGAGCCGGACATCCTGGGCCTGGCGCGCTTCCAGGCCCGCGAGGGGCAGATTGAAGCGGCCTTCGCGACGCTGGAGAGTGTGCTGCGCGACAGCCCGGATGACCCGGAGGCGAAGGCGATGGAGGCCGAGGTCCTCCTCATGAAGGGCGACGAGCTGCTCGCCGCCAACCTCATGGACAAGCTGCTCCAGCAGAACCCCTCGCACACGGCCGCGCGCCTCTTGCGCGCCCGCTACTTCCTGGTCAGCGGCGTGCCGCAGATGGCGGAGGCGGACCTCCAGGCCGTGGAGGGCAAGGACGCCAACCGCGCGGACGTCATCATGCTGCGCGCGCGCGCGCTGCTCGCCCAGGGCCGCGCCACCGACGCGGAGGCCACGCTCAAGCCCCTGGTGGAGGCCGAGCCGCAGAACGCCGAGGCCCTGGCGTGGATGGCGGAGACGGTGCTGGCCCAGGGCCGCCGCGCGGATGCCCTGGCGCTGGTGGACCGCGCGCTCCAGTTCCGTCCCCGGCTGGCCCGGGCCCTCTACGTGCGCGGGCGCGCGCAGGAGGAGGCCAACGACAAGAAGGGCGCGGAGGAGAGCTACCGCTTCGCCCTGAGCGCGGAGCCGCGCTTCGCCCCCGCGCACTCGCGCCTGTGGCGCCTGTACCTCCAGACGGAGCGCAAGGTGGATGCGTTCTCCGCGCTGGAGCGGCTGCTCGCGCTGAGCGAGGCGTCGCAGGAGGAGAAGGTGGCCCTCGCGAAGCTCTCCGCTCAGCTCCAGACGCAGGTGGCCCGGGCGACGAAGCTCATCGACGAGGCCCTCAAGCGCGAGCCCGACAATGCCGAGTACCAGGAGGTGAAGAAGGCCCTCCTGGCGCTCGCGCCGAAGCCCGACAAGAAGAAGCCCACCGGGCCCATCATCATCCGCGGCGGCCGCCGCTGACCGCGGCCTTCACGGAGGGGGCTCCGGGCAACCCCGGGGCCTCCGCCACCACGCGCTCCAGGGCCTTGAGCCCCTTGCGCTGGCCCACGGCCACGACCGTGAGGTTCTCCTTGCGGAAGTAGCGCCGGGCCACCTCGCGCACGCGCTCCGCGGACTGCGCATCCACCATGTCCGCGCGGTGGGCGAAGGTCTCCGGCGCGCGGAACAGCTCCGTGCCGCCGAACCACCCCGCCAGCTCTCCCGGCGAGTCCTGGGAGAACTCCAACAGCATGCGGTGACGGCGCTTGGCGCGTGACAGCTCCTCGTCGCCAATCAAGTCATCGCACAGCGTGCTCAGCACCCTGAGCGACTCCTCCACCACCTGAGAGGCTTTCTCGGGGGCGCTGGCGGCTTCAATCTCGAACAGGCCCGCGTCGTCGTAGGCATCCAGCGACGCGTGGACGGAGTAGGCCAGCCCTCGCTTCTCCACGATTTCGAATGGCAGGCGGGAGGACAGGCCGTCATCCAGCACGCGCCGGAGGATTTGCAGCGCGGAGTAGTCGTCGTGCTGCTCCGGCACGGTGCGGAAGTTGAGGCGGAACTCCGTCTGCGACTCGTCGTGGGCCACGAAGTGCAGCAGGGGGCCGGGCGCGGCGGAGGGCGGAGGTGTCTCGGTGCTCGAGGGGCCCTTGGGCAGGCGGGCGAAGGCGCGCTCGGTCAACTCCAGCACCTCGTCGCGGCGCACGCGGCCGGCGGCGGTGACGACCAGGTTGCCGGTGACGTAGTGCTGGGCGAAGTGCTCCAGCACCTGCGAATGCTGGAGCGCGGAGACGGAGTCGCGAGTCCCCGCGATTTTGAGGGCCAGCGGGTGGTTGGGGAACAGCAGGTGCTTGGACAGGTTGTCCAGGTCGATGTCCCGGCCCTTCTCGTCGACCTCGTCGAGCATCTCCTCGAGGATGATCTGCCGCTCCACCTCCATGTCGGTGAGGCGGGGGCGGGTGAGCATGTCCCCGAGGATGTCCAGGCCCACGCGCAGGTGGGCCGGGTGCAGGGGCGTGTAGTAGTAGCCGTGGTCCCGGGTGGTGACGCCGTTGAGGTTGCCGCCCACTTCCTCCACGGCGGCGTTCATCCGCACGGTGTCCGGCCAGCCTTCACTGCCCCGGAAGAACAGGTGCTCCAGGTAGTGGCTGACGCCGTTGTTCGCGGCCGTCTC from Myxococcus stipitatus carries:
- the adh gene encoding aldehyde dehydrogenase, with the protein product MIYAAPNQPGSKVKFKSRYQNFIGGRWVEPKRGQYFENISPVTGQVFCEIPRSTAEDIDLALDAAHAAKVAWGRTSPTERANILLKIADRLEQEKEVLALAETWDNGKPIRETLAADLPLAIDHFRYFASCIRAQEGSMSQLDHDTVAYHFHEPLGVVGQIIPWNFPILMAAWKLAPALAAGNCVVLKPAEQTPVGILLVTELIQDLLPAGVLNVVNGFGVEAGKPLASSPRVAKVAFTGETTTGRLILQYASENLIPVTLELGGKSPNIFFDDVMAQDDDFLDKAMEGFAMFALNQGEVCTCPSRALVGEHIYNAFIERALERVKRVRPGNPLDTETMLGAQASNDQLEKILGYIDIGKKEGAKVLTGGERVLLPGDLKDGYYVAPTVFHGNNRMRVFQEEIFGPVVSVTTFKDFDDAMRIANDTLYGLGAGVWTRDGNTAYRAGRAIEAGRVWTNCYHLYPAHAAFGGYKQSGIGRENHLRMLAHYQQTKNLLVSYSPKALGFF
- a CDS encoding DUF779 domain-containing protein — translated: MSDTRAGSGAGGQTEPEVARVAVTPEAASVIRSLRAAHGPLMFHQSGGCCDGSAPMCYPAKEFRVGQRDVFLGDVEGCPVYIGGAQFELWQHTHLTLDVVPGRGAGFSLESPLGVRFLTRSRVFTDEEYERMKHQPPPRRGPPE
- a CDS encoding tetratricopeptide repeat protein — its product is MAAVQNRAQQAQVALGEARAHLANGQAPAALSALKRAATAAPDSAEPYLLMADAHLMNNNMGAAIMSLKQAEALIPGTDPTIQKQLSELYLSNGNTQEALTILTTLRDSGLLTEPDILGLARFQAREGQIEAAFATLESVLRDSPDDPEAKAMEAEVLLMKGDELLAANLMDKLLQQNPSHTAARLLRARYFLVSGVPQMAEADLQAVEGKDANRADVIMLRARALLAQGRATDAEATLKPLVEAEPQNAEALAWMAETVLAQGRRADALALVDRALQFRPRLARALYVRGRAQEEANDKKGAEESYRFALSAEPRFAPAHSRLWRLYLQTERKVDAFSALERLLALSEASQEEKVALAKLSAQLQTQVARATKLIDEALKREPDNAEYQEVKKALLALAPKPDKKKPTGPIIIRGGRR
- a CDS encoding pitrilysin family protein translates to MSFTPYRDVLPSGLRVVTVETPHLHTALLAIYVRAGSRHETAANNGVSHYLEHLFFRGSEGWPDTVRMNAAVEEVGGNLNGVTTRDHGYYYTPLHPAHLRVGLDILGDMLTRPRLTDMEVERQIILEEMLDEVDEKGRDIDLDNLSKHLLFPNHPLALKIAGTRDSVSALQHSQVLEHFAQHYVTGNLVVTAAGRVRRDEVLELTERAFARLPKGPSSTETPPPSAAPGPLLHFVAHDESQTEFRLNFRTVPEQHDDYSALQILRRVLDDGLSSRLPFEIVEKRGLAYSVHASLDAYDDAGLFEIEAASAPEKASQVVEESLRVLSTLCDDLIGDEELSRAKRRHRMLLEFSQDSPGELAGWFGGTELFRAPETFAHRADMVDAQSAERVREVARRYFRKENLTVVAVGQRKGLKALERVVAEAPGLPGAPSVKAAVSGGRRG